One window of ANME-2 cluster archaeon genomic DNA carries:
- a CDS encoding rRNA biogenesis protein — translation MKNGHVLSCELYPKDVKSLVDRLQEVQTSLISDDLDGLDLRVAAKECGFVTSEEEYNALFHTVYTELAIRQITATRSNDTILVQSIQAMDDLDRITNALSERLKEMYDLNFPEIGLKGEKLVHFVSKHGTRNNVNHCDLEHKNIHILAECSTGMELPEAFANSIKDMASNIAGLYAAKDQISKFIGNHMERNYSNLSDVAGVHISARLISIAGGAQKLANMPSSTIQVLGAEKSLFKHLRGNATSPKHGVIFQHPLVREGPWWLRGKIARLVAAKISLAVRVDFYAGDFRKELAEDLNRKVGELYKKYPSPPKRKSGK, via the coding sequence GTGAAAAATGGACACGTACTTTCATGTGAACTGTACCCTAAAGACGTGAAAAGCCTTGTGGACAGATTGCAGGAAGTTCAGACAAGTTTAATATCCGATGACTTGGACGGTCTGGACCTGCGAGTTGCTGCTAAAGAATGCGGGTTTGTGACTTCAGAGGAAGAATATAATGCTCTTTTTCATACGGTATACACTGAACTTGCTATTCGGCAGATCACAGCCACAAGGTCGAACGATACAATACTTGTCCAGTCTATCCAGGCCATGGACGACCTTGACAGGATTACGAATGCATTATCTGAGCGGTTAAAAGAAATGTATGACCTGAATTTTCCCGAAATCGGATTAAAAGGTGAAAAGCTCGTACATTTTGTATCCAAACACGGGACCAGGAATAATGTTAACCACTGTGATCTGGAACATAAAAATATCCATATCCTTGCAGAATGCTCAACCGGAATGGAACTTCCTGAAGCATTTGCAAATAGCATCAAGGATATGGCATCCAACATAGCAGGACTTTATGCAGCCAAAGACCAGATCTCCAAATTTATTGGAAACCACATGGAACGGAACTATTCCAATCTATCAGATGTTGCAGGCGTCCATATCAGTGCAAGATTGATCAGTATTGCAGGGGGAGCCCAAAAACTCGCCAATATGCCATCAAGCACTATTCAGGTACTTGGTGCAGAAAAATCATTGTTCAAACATCTCAGAGGTAATGCAACATCACCCAAACACGGTGTGATTTTCCAGCATCCTCTTGTCAGGGAAGGCCCCTGGTGGCTGAGGGGTAAGATTGCTCGATTAGTAGCTGCAAAAATATCACTGGCTGTGCGGGTAGACTTCTATGCAGGGGATTTCAGGAAGGAACTTGCAGAGGACCTTAACAGGAAGGTGGGGGAACTGTATAAAAAGTATCCATCCCCACCAAAACGAAAGAGCGGTAAGTAG
- a CDS encoding TIGR00289 family protein codes for MKLAALTSGGKDSIYAIHLARLEGHEVTHLVTIKPARDDSYMFHSINIHMVDMISRACGIPLVVETSSGEKEEELLDLERALGALDVDGVVVGAIESVYQGSRVHRICDDLGLEVVEPLWHRDPEQLLRDMVRVMDIRIVQVAAMGLDEKWLGRVIDSAVIDELLELNRNYRIHICGEGGEYETLVLDAPFFNSKIQILESKTAWKGDWGFYNVEDVKLVQKGDISS; via the coding sequence ATGAAACTGGCAGCACTGACCTCTGGCGGAAAAGACTCCATCTATGCTATCCACCTTGCCCGACTTGAAGGGCATGAGGTTACCCACCTGGTAACTATCAAACCCGCCCGGGACGATTCCTACATGTTCCATTCCATTAACATCCACATGGTAGATATGATATCCAGGGCATGTGGCATTCCTCTTGTGGTTGAAACCAGTAGTGGAGAGAAGGAAGAGGAACTTTTAGACCTTGAACGGGCACTGGGTGCCCTGGACGTGGATGGTGTGGTTGTGGGTGCCATCGAATCAGTATACCAGGGCAGCAGGGTACACCGGATATGCGATGACCTGGGGCTTGAGGTGGTAGAGCCCCTGTGGCACCGGGACCCTGAACAGTTGCTCAGGGACATGGTCAGGGTCATGGATATCAGGATCGTCCAGGTAGCTGCCATGGGACTTGATGAAAAGTGGCTGGGCAGGGTTATTGATAGTGCTGTGATAGATGAACTGCTTGAACTAAATCGCAACTATAGAATACATATATGTGGTGAAGGGGGGGAATACGAAACTCTTGTGCTGGATGCACCATTTTTCAATTCGAAGATACAGATTCTTGAATCAAAAACAGCATGGAAGGGAGATTGGGGATTCTATAACGTAGAGGATGTGAAACTTGTACAAAAAGGAGACATTTCCTCATAA
- the cfbB gene encoding Ni-sirohydrochlorin a,c-diamide synthase produces MNESEQPGELVDIPRILIAGDRSSSGKTTISTGLMSVLNRRGLRVQSFKVGLDYIDPSYHTEVTGRPGRNIDGHLMHRNAVLEVFHHGISYQGGADIAIIEGVRGLFEGLEGLTETGSTAQIAKMLDCAVVLVIDARSITRSAAAVVMGYKSFDPEVNITGVILNNIGGVRHARKAREAIETYTGTPVIGEIHRNDSMNISMRHLGLIPAIEGRRKLDDFDRRIKGIEDIIREGIEIDTVLEMAKSASPMKLPKPDIFVPGPEGKNPVIGIALDEAFNFYYRDNLDLLELAGAKLEYFSPLNDAQMPEIDGLYIGGGYPELYAPGLSANESMRQHIKEMSQSGMPIYAECGGLMYLTGEMVTGKVNTSSYRTADMPEGNYAMVGALPGRTMMGQSRVVSYSRGSFVESTPVGNSRDKFFGHEFHHSEIIDIPDDARFGIKLERGIGIKDGYDGLMVKNTIGVYSHLHAASYREFAPRFIDSCADEK; encoded by the coding sequence ATGAACGAAAGCGAACAACCCGGTGAACTGGTGGACATACCCAGAATACTCATTGCAGGAGACCGTTCATCCAGCGGCAAGACCACTATTTCCACAGGACTGATGTCAGTGCTGAATCGTAGAGGCTTGCGTGTCCAGTCTTTTAAGGTAGGATTGGATTATATCGACCCCAGTTACCATACTGAAGTAACTGGCCGGCCCGGCCGCAACATCGATGGCCACCTGATGCACCGCAATGCTGTACTGGAAGTGTTCCATCACGGTATAAGTTACCAGGGAGGTGCTGATATTGCGATCATCGAAGGGGTCAGAGGATTATTCGAGGGTTTGGAAGGTCTAACGGAAACAGGCAGCACAGCACAGATCGCAAAGATGCTGGACTGTGCTGTGGTTCTGGTGATCGATGCCCGCAGTATAACACGCAGCGCTGCTGCCGTAGTCATGGGTTACAAGTCTTTTGACCCTGAAGTGAACATAACAGGTGTCATCCTGAACAATATCGGTGGCGTGAGACATGCCCGTAAGGCCAGGGAAGCCATTGAGACCTATACAGGCACTCCGGTCATTGGAGAGATACACCGCAACGATTCCATGAATATCAGCATGCGCCATCTTGGCCTCATCCCTGCAATAGAGGGACGGCGCAAGCTGGATGATTTTGACAGGCGCATCAAAGGGATCGAAGATATCATCAGGGAAGGTATCGAGATAGATACTGTGCTTGAAATGGCAAAAAGTGCATCACCCATGAAGTTACCGAAACCAGATATATTCGTACCAGGTCCGGAAGGGAAAAATCCGGTTATTGGTATAGCTCTGGACGAGGCGTTTAATTTTTATTACCGTGACAATCTGGACCTGCTTGAACTGGCAGGGGCGAAACTTGAATATTTCAGTCCTTTGAATGATGCACAAATGCCTGAGATTGACGGGCTGTACATTGGGGGCGGGTACCCCGAACTATATGCGCCTGGACTGTCAGCCAATGAAAGTATGCGACAACATATAAAAGAGATGTCACAATCCGGAATGCCGATCTATGCCGAATGCGGCGGTTTGATGTATCTTACCGGTGAAATGGTCACAGGGAAAGTGAATACATCCTCATACCGCACTGCAGATATGCCAGAAGGGAACTATGCAATGGTGGGCGCACTGCCTGGAAGGACAATGATGGGCCAGAGCCGTGTGGTCAGTTACAGCCGTGGCAGTTTTGTTGAAAGCACACCCGTAGGAAATAGCAGGGATAAATTCTTTGGTCATGAATTCCACCATTCTGAGATTATTGATATTCCTGATGATGCCAGGTTCGGGATAAAACTGGAGAGGGGTATTGGAATTAAAGACGGGTACGATGGATTGATGGTCAAGAACACCATAGGGGTTTATTCTCACCTGCACGCGGCATCGTACCGGGAGTTTGCACCCAGGTTCATTGATTCGTGTGCTGATGAAAAATAG
- a CDS encoding Mov34/MPN/PAD-1 family protein, with protein MCATVKIKGIAKSTLDFILEVSKSSAPREFAGLLRAEDGVIKDVIFLPGTESSQRSATIRLIMMPNISIAGSVHSHPTSNTNPSRADLALFARVGGYNIIAGAPYDSRSWRCYDSNGRSIPLNVLDIEFDDDDADLVLF; from the coding sequence GTGTGTGCAACGGTTAAAATTAAAGGTATAGCAAAGTCTACTCTGGATTTCATCCTCGAGGTTTCAAAATCATCTGCACCGAGAGAATTTGCGGGACTATTGAGGGCCGAAGATGGTGTTATAAAAGATGTGATATTCCTCCCCGGTACCGAATCGTCCCAGAGAAGTGCCACAATCCGATTAATCATGATGCCAAATATCAGTATCGCAGGTTCTGTTCACAGCCATCCAACGTCAAATACGAATCCATCCCGTGCCGACCTTGCCCTGTTTGCCAGGGTGGGCGGCTACAATATCATTGCAGGTGCACCCTATGACAGCCGTTCTTGGCGGTGTTATGACTCGAACGGACGTTCGATACCACTCAACGTGCTTGATATCGAATTTGACGATGATGACGCTGACCTCGTCTTATTTTAA
- the rnhB gene encoding ribonuclease HII, producing MLVAGVDEAGKGPVLGPMIVAGVVMEENKLPDLQLLGVKDSKVLSPMRRNYLSAKIKEIAADYHILEISAAQIDEMRKIMTMNQLMVVTHSKVLENLRPDRAYLDAADIKEERFGVNVKKKYDGPIEIIAKHKADATYPIVAAASILAKVQRDRIIRDMEKEMGMVLGSGYPSDPKTKKFLEEWLKSNKSLPDIARHSWKTSENLLEKLRL from the coding sequence ATGCTTGTTGCAGGTGTGGATGAAGCTGGAAAAGGGCCCGTATTGGGGCCGATGATAGTTGCCGGGGTAGTCATGGAAGAGAACAAGCTGCCAGATTTGCAATTATTGGGGGTAAAAGATTCAAAAGTTCTGTCCCCAATGCGGAGAAATTATCTGTCAGCAAAGATAAAAGAAATTGCTGCAGACTATCATATACTGGAGATAAGTGCCGCACAGATAGACGAGATGCGAAAAATAATGACCATGAACCAGTTAATGGTGGTGACTCATTCAAAAGTGCTGGAAAACCTGCGGCCGGACCGTGCATATCTGGATGCTGCCGATATTAAGGAGGAACGGTTCGGGGTAAACGTGAAAAAGAAGTATGATGGCCCTATCGAAATAATAGCAAAACACAAGGCAGATGCAACATACCCTATTGTTGCAGCAGCATCTATTCTTGCCAAGGTCCAGAGAGACAGAATTATAAGGGATATGGAAAAGGAAATGGGTATGGTTCTGGGCAGTGGGTACCCATCTGACCCCAAGACAAAGAAATTCCTTGAAGAGTGGTTAAAATCAAATAAAAGTCTTCCTGATATTGCACGACATTCATGGAAAACATCAGAAAACCTGCTCGAAAAATTGCGTTTATGA
- a CDS encoding transcriptional regulator: MAEKTYAEQPCGYCAGTGESEGKPCIACNGSKTFMVKEPHLKCQFCKGRGYMNLGMPCRTCKGTGWMGVKKN; encoded by the coding sequence ATGGCTGAGAAAACTTATGCTGAACAACCTTGTGGATATTGTGCAGGGACTGGAGAATCGGAAGGAAAACCTTGTATTGCCTGTAATGGCAGTAAGACTTTCATGGTAAAAGAACCTCACTTAAAATGCCAATTTTGTAAAGGTAGAGGTTATATGAATCTTGGTATGCCTTGCAGAACCTGCAAAGGAACTGGCTGGATGGGTGTTAAGAAAAATTAA